Proteins encoded in a region of the Methylosinus trichosporium OB3b genome:
- the fliF gene encoding flagellar basal-body MS-ring/collar protein FliF yields the protein MDRFNQLRDNLIGLGPRKLSALALIFTLVLAITGLGAYYVSRPDFEVLYSGLDREDVSRIGAVLKSSGVAFDINPEGNAVLVRYGQTAQARMLLAERGLPQSANAGYELFDKVGSLGLTSFMQEVTRVRALEGELARTIQLIRGVKAARVHIVLPDEGSFRRVRQPPSASVVIRTESPDDSKAAQAIRHLVAASIPGMTVDQVTVLNTDGMLLSASDGDATDAAPAKTLTLEKTVSKDIQDNIRRTLTPYLRLANFQVSVRARINTDRKQTNETIFDPESRVERSVRVVKENSTSQNNSTSQAASVERNVPQEKPQAGGEGKQSNDENKKSEELTNFELSTKTVTTVSGGYTLENLSIAVLVNRGSLAGSGKDAPKPEALERQLKEIEQLVASAAGVRKDRGDTVKVSAVDFAINENDLAPVEPAGWSEALTHQLGSVINAGALILVTLLLVFFGLRPASRALLAEAPAPMETALADDVGPPLLGAEPSIELPFAPMEMPQFTGQMDTGLIEDIGGREKFNQQKKLEQLIEADEMQAAAILKQWMYAEGSV from the coding sequence ATGGACCGCTTCAATCAGCTTCGCGACAATCTGATCGGGCTCGGACCGAGAAAGCTCTCCGCTCTCGCGCTCATCTTCACGCTGGTCCTGGCGATCACCGGGCTCGGCGCCTATTACGTCTCGCGGCCCGATTTCGAGGTGCTCTATTCAGGGCTCGACCGCGAGGATGTGAGCCGCATCGGCGCCGTGCTCAAATCCTCGGGCGTCGCCTTCGACATCAATCCGGAGGGCAACGCCGTGCTCGTGCGCTACGGGCAGACGGCGCAGGCGCGCATGCTGCTCGCCGAGCGCGGCCTGCCGCAGAGCGCCAACGCCGGCTATGAGCTGTTCGACAAGGTCGGCTCGCTCGGCCTCACGTCCTTCATGCAGGAGGTGACGCGCGTGCGCGCGCTCGAGGGCGAGCTCGCGCGCACCATCCAGCTCATCCGCGGCGTCAAGGCTGCGCGCGTGCATATCGTGCTGCCCGACGAAGGCTCGTTCCGCCGCGTGCGCCAGCCGCCCTCCGCCTCGGTGGTGATTCGCACCGAGAGCCCCGACGATTCGAAAGCGGCGCAGGCGATCCGCCATCTCGTCGCCGCCTCCATTCCCGGCATGACGGTCGATCAGGTGACGGTGCTCAACACCGACGGCATGCTGCTCTCGGCCTCCGATGGCGATGCGACCGATGCGGCGCCGGCCAAGACGCTGACGCTCGAGAAGACAGTCTCCAAGGACATACAGGACAATATCCGCCGCACCCTCACCCCTTATCTGCGCCTCGCCAATTTCCAGGTCAGCGTGCGCGCGCGGATCAACACCGACCGCAAGCAGACCAATGAGACGATCTTCGATCCGGAATCGCGCGTCGAGCGTTCGGTGCGTGTGGTGAAGGAGAACTCCACCTCGCAGAACAACAGCACGAGCCAGGCCGCCAGCGTCGAGCGCAACGTCCCGCAGGAGAAGCCTCAGGCGGGCGGCGAGGGCAAGCAGTCGAACGACGAGAACAAGAAGAGCGAGGAGCTCACCAATTTCGAATTGTCCACGAAGACGGTCACCACGGTGAGCGGCGGCTACACGCTCGAGAATCTGTCGATCGCCGTTCTCGTCAATCGCGGGAGCCTCGCCGGCTCCGGCAAGGATGCGCCGAAGCCGGAGGCGCTCGAGCGCCAGCTCAAGGAGATCGAGCAGCTCGTCGCCTCCGCCGCCGGCGTGCGCAAGGACCGCGGCGACACGGTCAAAGTCTCGGCCGTCGATTTCGCCATCAACGAGAACGACCTCGCCCCGGTCGAGCCGGCGGGGTGGAGCGAGGCCCTCACCCATCAGCTCGGCTCGGTGATCAACGCCGGCGCGCTGATCCTGGTCACGCTTCTTCTCGTCTTCTTCGGCCTGCGTCCGGCCTCGCGCGCTCTGCTCGCGGAGGCGCCGGCGCCGATGGAGACGGCGCTCGCCGATGATGTCGGGCCGCCGCTGCTCGGCGCCGAGCCCTCCATCGAGCTGCCGTTCGCGCCGATGGAGATGCCGCAGTTCACGGGGCAGATGGACACAGGCCTCATCGAGGACATCGGCGGACGTGAGAAATTCAACCAGCAAAAGAAGCTCGAGCAGCTCATCGAGGCCGATGAGATGCAGGCTGCGGCGATATTGAAGCAATGGATGTATGCCGAAGGGAGCGTGTGA
- a CDS encoding flagellin, protein MSSILTNSSAITALQSLRSTQSSLATTQKEISTGLKISSAADNASTWGIAQTMKSDQGVLSTISDSLNVSSSVLNIASTAITNTISVINNIKSQVAQAAQPGADLSKIGTTLEGLSSQLSSIVASANFNGLNLLDGSSATFNSIASYSDGKGSVGSSLNTIDLNATALIGGGGSSPAVAAGSGILETEQATGASAATDFTALDANSVSSSTSIADTLSNADKAIADLTQYSAQIGAVQTSVSGQATFMKTLNEALTNGVSSLVDADMNEASTRLQALQTQQQLGVQSLSIANQNSQMILKLFQ, encoded by the coding sequence ATGTCCAGTATTCTGACGAACTCCTCCGCCATTACCGCGCTCCAGTCGCTGCGCTCGACCCAGTCGTCGCTGGCGACGACGCAGAAGGAAATCTCTACCGGCCTCAAGATCTCCAGCGCCGCCGATAACGCCTCCACCTGGGGCATCGCGCAGACGATGAAGTCGGACCAGGGCGTGCTGTCGACGATCAGCGATTCGTTGAACGTCAGCTCCTCGGTGCTCAACATCGCCTCGACCGCGATCACCAACACCATCTCGGTCATCAACAACATCAAGTCGCAGGTCGCGCAGGCGGCGCAGCCCGGCGCCGATCTCTCCAAGATCGGCACGACGCTCGAAGGCCTCAGCAGCCAGCTCTCCAGCATCGTCGCCTCGGCCAATTTCAACGGCCTCAACCTGCTCGACGGCTCGTCCGCGACGTTCAACTCCATCGCCTCCTATTCCGACGGCAAGGGCTCTGTGGGCTCGAGCCTCAACACGATCGACCTGAACGCGACCGCGTTGATCGGCGGCGGCGGCTCCTCGCCCGCGGTGGCGGCGGGCTCCGGCATTCTCGAGACCGAGCAGGCGACCGGCGCGAGCGCCGCGACCGACTTCACCGCTCTCGACGCGAACAGCGTCTCCAGCTCGACCAGCATCGCCGACACGCTGTCGAACGCCGACAAGGCGATCGCCGACCTCACGCAATATTCCGCGCAGATCGGCGCCGTGCAGACCAGCGTCAGCGGCCAGGCGACCTTCATGAAGACGCTCAACGAGGCGCTCACGAATGGCGTCAGCTCGCTCGTCGACGCCGATATGAACGAGGCGTCGACGCGCCTGCAGGCGTTGCAGACGCAGCAGCAGCTCGGCGTGCAGTCGCTGTCGATCGCCAACCAGAACAGCCAGATGATTCTCAAGCTGTTCCAGTAA